A window from Branchiostoma floridae strain S238N-H82 chromosome 16, Bfl_VNyyK, whole genome shotgun sequence encodes these proteins:
- the LOC118403370 gene encoding gamma-glutamylaminecyclotransferase-like isoform X2, producing the protein MMSLIRVFVYGTLKRGQPNYHYMVNTDNGMAKFVGKGRTADRLPLVVASKYNIPFLLDLRGQGEHVEGEIYDVDQKMADFLDDFESHPTLYQNTPIPVEQLTNEEDQDLGDGKVTHQCSAYLLKQFKPYMAQLPCLSNYSSQGIPGVDAYMESDDLTDAKDLDP; encoded by the exons ATGATGTCACTGAtccgtgtgtttgtgtacgGGACCCTGAAGAGGGGGCAGCCCAACTATCACTACATGGTGAACACAGACAATGGCATGGCCAAGTTCGTCGGTAAAGGACGGACTGCTGACCGATTGCCGCTGGTCGTGgcatcaaaatacaacattccCTTCCTGCTGGATCTCAGGGGACAAGGAGAG CATGTGGAAGGTGAGATCTACGATGTAGACCAGAAGATGGCAGACTTCTTGGATGACTTTGAGTCTCACCCAACTCTCTATCAAAATACACCAATTCCAGTTGAGCAG CTGACCAATGAAGAAGATCAAGACCTTGGTGATGGGAAGGTCACACACCAGTGTTCTGCGTACCTCCTGAAGCAGTTCAAACCTTACATGGCCCAGCTGCCCTGCCTTTCCAACTACAGCAGCCAGGGGATACCTGGTGTCGACGCCTACATGGAGAG TGATGACCTCACAGATGCCAAAGATTTGGACCCTTGA
- the LOC118403370 gene encoding gamma-glutamylaminecyclotransferase-like isoform X1, with translation MMSLIRVFVYGTLKRGQPNYHYMVNTDNGMAKFVGKGRTADRLPLVVASKYNIPFLLDLRGQGEHVEGEIYDVDQKMADFLDDFESHPTLYQNTPIPVEQLTNEEDQDLGDGKVTHQCSAYLLKQFKPYMAQLPCLSNYSSQGIPGVDAYMERYNRDPTEGLDFVIGEVRYRDN, from the exons ATGATGTCACTGAtccgtgtgtttgtgtacgGGACCCTGAAGAGGGGGCAGCCCAACTATCACTACATGGTGAACACAGACAATGGCATGGCCAAGTTCGTCGGTAAAGGACGGACTGCTGACCGATTGCCGCTGGTCGTGgcatcaaaatacaacattccCTTCCTGCTGGATCTCAGGGGACAAGGAGAG CATGTGGAAGGTGAGATCTACGATGTAGACCAGAAGATGGCAGACTTCTTGGATGACTTTGAGTCTCACCCAACTCTCTATCAAAATACACCAATTCCAGTTGAGCAG CTGACCAATGAAGAAGATCAAGACCTTGGTGATGGGAAGGTCACACACCAGTGTTCTGCGTACCTCCTGAAGCAGTTCAAACCTTACATGGCCCAGCTGCCCTGCCTTTCCAACTACAGCAGCCAGGGGATACCTGGTGTCGACGCCTACATGGAGAGGTACAACCGAGACCCGACGGAGGGCCTAGATTTTGTCATAGGGGAAGTCAGATACAGGGATAACTGA